DNA from Kineosporiaceae bacterium:
CTCATGACCGCGCGGCCTGCTCGTTCATGCGCACCCGGCCGGCCGGCCGGCTCCGGCGAATATCGCTCGGAACGGCTCGGCCGCAGGTGCGAGGATGAGCGCCATGGCCGAGTTGAAGCAGCGTCTGCAGTCCGATCTCACCGAGGCGATCCGTTCCCGCGACGAGGTCACCGCTGCCACCCTGCGGATGGCGTTGACCGCCATCCGCTCCGGCGAGGTCGCCGGCACCGTCGCTCGCGAGCTGTCGGACGACGAGGTGCTGGCCGTGCTCGGCAAGGAGGGCAAGAAGCGTCGCGAGGCGGCCACCGCGTTCGCCGATGCCGGCCGCGCAGAGCAGTCCGCGCGCGAGCTGGCCGAGCTCGCCGTCCTGGAAGGCTATCTGCCGCAACAACTCTCGGACGACGACCTGGCCGCCCTGGTCACCTCGGCGATCGCGGACGCCGCGGCGGCCGGCGCCTCCGGCATGGCTGCCATGGGCCGCGTCATGAAAGCCGTTCAGCCGCAGGTGGCCGGGCGCGCCGAGGGCGGGCGGATTGCTGCCGAGGTGAAGCGGCAGCTCGCCGCCGGCTGAGTTTCGTCACTCGGCGTCACCGGTACCGGGGCCTAGTCGCCCATCACTCTCATCCCCGACGAGCGCAATGTCACGTTGCACTCGCCTGACGAGCGCAACGTGACATTGCGCTCGTCAGGGGTGAGAGTGGGGTGAGAGCGGGGGTTAGCCGCGGCCGCGGCCGAAGCCGTTGCCGTTGTTGCCATTCCCGTTGCCGATGCCGGGGAAGCCGTCGCCGCCGCCGGGGAACTCGTTGCCGGGCGGCGGCGCTGCGCTGCCGTCACCGGGGTAGATCACCACGGTGGAGCCCTTCTCCAGGCGTCCGCCGGCCGACGGCGAACTCTTGGCCACCCGGTCGGGGCCGATGAACGACGCGGTCGGCGGTCCGACGCGCACCTTGAAGCCCTGCCCCTGCAGGATGCCGGTGGCCTCGCCGAGCGTGCGCCCGACCACCTCGGCCACCTTGATGCCGCTGCCCTCCAGCATCTTGGCGGGCGGGGCGGGCCAGTCCTCTCGCGGCAACCCGTCCATGCCAGTGGTCATGATCGACTGCCACAGCGGCGCCGCGATGGTGGCACCGAACACGTGCCCGTAACCGACCCCACCGATGCGTCGATTGTTCAGGCTGCGCCCGCCGGCGTAGCGCGCCTCCGGGTAGTCCTTGGGGTCGGCGACCACGACGGCCGTGGCGAGCTGCTTGGTGTAGCCCACGAACCAGGTGCGAACCGAGTTGTCGGTGGTGCCGGTCTTGCCGGCGGCGGGCCAGCGGATGCCTCGGCCGCGGGCCGTGCCCTCGGTGAACACCCTCTTGCCGGCATAGATCACACCGCGGGCCACGTTGGTCGGGATGGCCTCCGACACGCACTTGGTCGCCCCGATCGACTGGGCCTTGCCCGAGCGATCGAGCACCGACAGCACCGGTGTCGGCGGGCAGTAGGTGCCCTCGGCGGCGAAGGTGGCGTAGGCGTTGGCCATGGTCAGCGGCGAGATCAGCAGCGCCCCGAGGATCATTGCCGGGCACTGGGTCGGCAGCTTGCCCGCCACCGGTGTGCCGTCCTTGTAGCAGTCGGCCACCGCCTGGGTCGGCGGCGAGGCCAGGTGCACCCCCATCGCCTCGGCGGTCTTGGTGATGTCACACAGGTCGAGGCGGCTGGCCATGTCCATGTAGGCCAGGTTCACCGAGTTGAACGTGGCCTGCATGACGCTGATCGACGGCGGGCCGCTGCCCTCGGAGTTGCTGACCTTGAACCGCGGGGTCCCGAGCGGCTCACCACAGGCGCTGAAGTCGCGCCCGCTCCAGGACTGTTGGTCGCCGGTGACGTTGGTGAACAGCCCCTTGCCCTTGCTGAGCCAGGTGGCCAGCGTGAACGGCTTGAAGGTCGAGCCGACCTGGAATCCCGCTGCCCCGCCGTAGACCTTGTCGACGCCGTAGTTCAGCTCGGTCTGGCCCGGCCCGCGCTGCGGGTTGAAGTTCGTGTTCTGCGCGATGCTCAGCACCTGCCCGGTGCCCGGCTGCACGGTCACCGCCGAGGTGGCCACCCCGGAGTCGTCCGCCGGCGGGATCTTCTTCATCAGCGCCGCGGTGGCGGCCTTCTGCAGCCGCGCATCCAGCGTGGTCACGATCTTGTACCCGCCCCGGCGGATGGCGCTCTCGCGGGCGTCCTCGGTCTTGCCCAGGACGGCGTACCGCGGGTCGGTGAGCAGCATCTGCAGCGCGTACTGGCAGAAGTACGCCGACGCCCCGGCCGTGATGCAGCCCGCCTTGGCGACCTGGGGCGTGGTCGGCAGCGGGGCCTTGTCGGCCGCGGCCCGCTGCGCCTCGCTGATCACCTTCAGGTCGGCCATCCGGGTGAGCACCTGCCCGCGGCGGTTCTTGGCGGCCTTGGGGTGCTTGAACGGGTTGTAGGACTCCGGGGACTGCACGATGCCGGCGAGCAACGCCGCCTGCGGCAGGGTGAGCCGCGCCGCGGTGGTCTTGAAGAAGTACTGCGAGGCCGCCTCGACGCCGTAGTTGTTCTGGCCGAAGGCGGCGATGTTCAGGTAGCCCTCGAGGATCTCGCCCTTGGACTTGGTCTTCTCCAGCTCGATCGCCATGCGGATCTCTTTGACCTTGCGGGCGTTCTTACGCGCCGTGGCCGCCTTGACACCCTCCTTGTCACCCTCGCCGACCGCGCTCTCGACCAGCTTGTTCTTCACCAGCTGCTGGGTCAGCGTCGAGGCACCCTGCACCTGGCCGTCGTTGAGCTTGTTGCTCACCAGCGCCCGCAGCAGGCCCTTGGGGTCCACCCCGCCGTGCTCGTAGAACCGCGAGTCCTCGATCGCCACGACGGCCTGCTGCATGATCGGCGCCACCCGGATCAACGGCGTGACGACGCGGTTCTCCTCGTAGAACGTCGCGATCGGGGTCTTGCCGTCGCGGGCGTAGAGCGTGGAACCCTCCGGCAGGGGCAGGTCCTCGAGGTCGGCGGGGATCGAGTTGTAGAAGCCGATGGCGTCCCGCGTGAACGATCCGGCCGCCCCGACGGTGGGCAGGAGCAGCCCGGCCACCAGGGCTCCGGCCACCAGGCTGGTCGCCAGGAAGGCGGCCAGCAGGGCCGGCAGCCGAGAGCTGCCCTCGCGGGCACCCGCCCCGGGGCGTGCCGCGGAGACGTCGTCGGGTCGGGGCAAGCGCATGGCCAGCGGCTCCTCGTCGCAGGTGTGACGGGGTCAGACTACGGCGGGAGATCCCCATTCGGCTCAACCATCGGCGGGTCGCGGGGCTGTACCGTTTCGCATGGTGTAACGCAGCGGGATGTTCGCGCGATGGGCCGTATGCGCGAACGGGTCTGCATTGGTGTGAGAAAGAGCTACGGACGGTGACGTTCCCTGGCCAGGTGAGGGGAATATCATCCGTCTGGGCCGTAGGCCAGACACTGCGAGTGACATTACTGTGAGTGCGGGCGATAGGTCGGGGTTCACCCTCGCGGGGGAACACATGGGAGGACAACGCAGATGAACAGCGCGAACGACTGGGCTGCCAAGGGTGCTTGCCGTACGGCTGACCCGGACATGCTGTTCGTGCAGGGTGCGGCGCAGAATCGCGCCAAGGCCGTGTGCATGGCCTGCTCGGTGCGGACCGAGTGCCTGGCTGACGCGCTCGACAACCGGATCGAGTTCGGTGTCTGGGGTGGCATGACCGAGCGTGAGCGCCGGGCGCTGCTGCGCCGTCGTCCCAATGTCGCCTCGTGGCGTCGCCTGCTCGAGATCGCTCGGGCCGAGCACGAGCAGGTCGTCGGCGTGAGCACCGCCGTCTCCGCCTGACCCTGTCCCAGACGTCGCATCTGTCCGAATCTGAGAATCACGATTCGGTCACGGTTTTCTGCGGCTGAACCCGGCTGACGGCCCGGTTCAGCTCCGGCGAACTCACCTCGAGAGGTTCGCGCCGACCTCGCGCAGCCCGGCCAGATCGTGAACATCCTCGGCCATCGCCCTGACCTCGGCCACGGCCACATCCGGGTGGGCTCCGGTGAAGCGGGCCGCCAACGCCTGTTCGCGACGGCGACGGCGCATCCGATCGGCGTGCACCCGCAACAGCCCCGCGGTGAGGGCTCGGCCGCTCACCTCGGACTCGGCGTCCTCCAACTCCTCGGCGGCCGCCGCGGCACGCTCGGCGCTCAGGCTGTCCGCGTGGCTGGTGTGCACCCGGTTGAGCACCAATCCAGCCAGCGGCATGCGTTCCTCCCGCAGCCGTTCGACGAAGTACGACGCCTCCCGCAGCGCGTCGGCCTCGGGTGCCGAGACGACGACGAACGCCGTCCCCTGCTGCTGCAGCAACTCATAGGTGCGCTCGGCGCGCTCGCGGAACGACCCGAACACCGTGTCCAGCGCCGCGACGAAGGTCTGCAGGTCGCGCAACACCTGCGCTCCCAACAGCTTGGTCATCACCCCGGTGGCACTGTTCACCGCTACCGACATCACCTTCAGGTAGGCCCGCCCGCCCGCGCGGGCCGGTGCCGAGAGCAGCCGGATCAGCCGGCCGTCCAGGAACGACCCGAGCCGTTGCGGGGCGTCCAGGAAGTCCAGGGCCGAGCGGGACGGCGGGGTGTCGACCACGATCAGGTCCCACCCGTTCTCGGGGGCGCCACCGGCGCGCATCGCCCCGGCCCGGGCGCGCAGCTGCCCCAGCTTCTCCATCGCCATGTACTCCTGCGTGCCCGCGAACGAGCTCGACAGCGCCTGGTAGAAGGGGTTGGCGAAGATCTGTTGGGCCTTCTCGGGTGAGGCATGAGCGCTGATCACCTCATCGAAGGTGCGCTTCATGTCGAGCATCATCGCGTCGAGGCTGCCGCCGGCCGCCGAGTCGACCTCCGCCACCGGCCGTGGGGTGTTGTCGAGCTCGGCCAGGCCCATCGACTGGGCCAACCGCCGGGCGGGGTCGATGGTCAGCACCACCACGCGCCGTCCGTGGTGTTCGGCGGCCCGCAGGGCCAGCGCGGCCGAGGTGGTGGTCTTGCCCACCCCACCCGCGCCGCAGCACACCACGACCTGGGTGCCGCGATCACTCAGCAGGGCATCGACATCCCACACCTGCATCACGGCGCTCATGCCGGTCCTTGCGCGCGCAACCGCTCGGCGAGGTCGTAGAGCGCGCCCAGGTCGATGCCCTCGGCCAGTGCCGGCAACTCGACCAGGGGACGGTGCAGACCCTCCAGCACGACGCGCTGCTCGCGTTCGAGCTGCACCCGCTGGGCGTGTTCGACGCCCTCGGCGATCAGCGCCTCGGCGGTGGCCCGAACCCGGGCGGTCCGGGCGGCCGCGGACTCACCGGGGCGTGCGGCGCGTCGTCCCAGGCCCGCGGCCTCGAGGCCCGCCATCACCCGGGTGACCGGCAGCCGGCCCTTGCCGGCCGCGACCAGCTCTGCCTCGGGCAGCAGCGGCTCACGCATCATGTTCACCACGATCGAGCCCACCGGCAGCCCGATGCGGGCCAGTTCGGCCACCGCATCGTGGGTCTCCTGCACCGGCATCTCCTCCAGCACGGTGACCAGGTGCACGGCGGTCAGGGACGAGCGCAGCAGGTTCATGATCGATCCGGCCTGGTTGCGGATCGGACCCACCTTGGCCAGGCCGACGACCTCTTCGTTCACGTTGAGTACCTGGCCGATGCGCCCGGTCGGCGGGGCGTCCAGCACCACGGCGTCGTAGCGCGGCGTCGCTCCCTCGCGGCGCCGGGTCGCCTCGTAGACCTTGCCGATGAGCAGGACGTCGCGCAGCCCGGGGGCCACGGTGGTGGCGAAGTCGATGGCCCCGAGGCGTTCGAGGACCTTGCCGGCCCGGCCCAGGTGGTAGAAGAGCTCGAGGTACTCCAGCAGGGCCGCCTTGGGCTCGATGGCGAGCGCCCAGACCTCGCCCCCGCCCGCAGCCACGGCGATCCGCTGCTCGCCGTAGGGCAGCTGCGGGACGTCGAACAATTGCGCGATGCCCTGGCGTCCCTCGACCTCGCACAGCAGCGTCCGGCGGCCCCCGGCGGCCAGCGCCAGCGCCAGCGCCGCGGCAACGGTCGTCTTGCCGGTGCCCCCCTTGCCGGTCACCACGTGCAGTCGCACCCGGGATCGGGCGGACGACGCAGGTGTCGGGCTCGAGGTCACAGTGGTGAGCCTAGTTGCGCCCGGCGGCTACGGTGACCCGATGACCCGCATCCTCGACCGTCTGAGCGAGCTCGGACTCGCGCTGCCGTCGGTGGCCACGCCGGTGGCCGCCTATGTTCCCGCCGTCCTGGACGACGGTCTCGTCTGGACCGCCGGGCAGCTGCCCTTCGTGGCCGGCGCCCTGCCGCAGACCGGCCTGGTGGGCAGCGAGGCAGGGCAGGTCAGCCCCGAGGACGCCGCCGCGCTGGCCCGCATCTGTGCCCTGAACGCCCTGGCCGCCGTGGGATCGGTGGTCGACCTCGACCGCGTCGAACGCATCGTCAAGGTGGTGGCCTTCGTGGCCAGCGCGCCCGGCTTCACCGGCCAGCCCCTGGTGGCCAACGGTGCCAGCGGCCTGCTGCAGGAGGTGTTCGGCGATGCCGGGGTGCACGCGCGCAGCGCGGTCGGGGTGGCCGTCCTGCCGTTGAACAGCCCGGTCGAGATCGAGTTGGTCGCCCGCATCCGCCCCTGAGGGAGGTCGTGGAGGTCGCCGTCCCGATTCGGGCGGTCGGCCGCTCAGCGATCGCGGGTGGCGCGGTTCTCGGCGGTGGTGAGGTCGAGTACGACCACGGAGGCGAACACCCCGGTGGCCAGGCTGAGCACGTCACCGCGGGTGCGGTCGTCGTCCGCCATGCCGTCCAGGGCATCGCCGGCGGCGGCGCGCACCTTCTGGCCCGCCTCGGCGGCCGCGGCGGCCACCTCGAGCGCGCGCTCGACCGGCACACCGTGTTTGACCAGGCCGGCCACCATGGTGACGAACGGTCGCTCGGCCATCAGTCGCCCTCGTGAGCGCCGCACCACGCCGGCCCGGGCCAGGTCGTCGAGGGTCTTGTCGAAGCGCGCGGGGTCGGCGACGTCGACCCGGCTCAGAATGGTCTCGAGCGAGGCGGTCGCGGTGCGGGGTGGCGCCGGTTCGGCCGTCCGGCCGCCGCGGCGGGACAGCGCCCCCCGGCTCGGCAGCCAGGCGCGGTCGAGACCGGTGGCCAGCGAGCCGCCGTCCGACAGATACCCGGCGATCAGGTTCAGGGAAGCGCCGCTTTCGCGGGCCTGGTGGATCTCACGCAGCCGCTCGAGATGCCGCGAGTCGTAGATCGAGTGCCGACCGCGACGGACCGGCGGGGGGATGAGCCCGCGGGTTTGGTAGGACCGCACGTTGCGAACCGTCATGGCCGCTGCCTCGGCCAACTGCGGCAGCGTGAACGTGCGTGACTTCTGTGGCGTCATCCGTGAACTTCCCCCTACACCCGCTCTTGCAGGTCTCACCCACTGGTGGGCGCCCCCGAGTTCCCGTGCAGATCGTGAATCACCGTGGTAGCGCAACGTGCCGGGACGTACTCTAACGCGTTGTTCAGAAAACCCGGACCCAAATGTGACAGGTCATCGTCCGGGCGTCGAATACTCGCCGGTAGCCCCCGGAACACGGCGCCGGTGGTGATCAGTGTGACCTACATGGTCGGATTGTGACGATTCAGGCAGTCTAGAGCGTTGATCGGCGCCCTGTGGATCGTGGTGGATCGTGATGCACGGTCGATGGCCGATGCGCCACCGGGGTACCTCGGGTGAGGATGGCACTGTGTTGCGTGACTTCCCGTTGTCGGCGGCGCTGTCCGCCCGGCTGGCCGCTCATCGGGCCGACGCCAGTGCCGTTCGCGCTGTGCCGGTCGTGCCGCCGGTGCCCGCGCGGGATGCCGCCACGGTGATGCTGGTGGACGATCTGCCCGAGGGTGGGGTGCGGGTGATCGCGTTTCGTCGTCACCGCAGCCTGGCCTTCGCCCCGGGAATGCTGGTCTTCCCCGGGGGTGCCGTCGAGCCCGCTGATCACGCCCTGGCGCGCGCCCTCGGCGGGCCGGACGCGGTGGGTGGACCGCTGGACGGCGTGCTGGTGGCCGCCGTCCGAGAGACCTTCGAGGAGTGTGGCGTCCTGATCGCCGTGCCCGAGGACGCCTCGAGCCCCGTCCCGGCGCCGGGTCTCGCCGAGGCTCGGGAGGCCCTGCTGGCCGGGCGCACCGACCTGGCCGGGGTGCTGCGGTCCACCGGAACCGGTCTGCGGGCCGGCCTGCTGCGCCCCTGGGCGCACTGGATCACCCCGGACTTCGAGTCCCGCCGGTTCGACACCCGGTTCTTCGTCGCGGCGATGCCCGCGGGGCAACAGGTGCAGACCTTCGGTCGTGAGGCCGAGGACGGCATGGACGGGGTCGACGGTCCGGCGACCGCGCGGGCGGAGGGCGGCTGGTTCGGCGCCGCCGCCGCCGTGGCCCGCCATCGCGCCGGCGATCTGGCCATGTTGCCGCCGACGTTGGTGTGCTTGGAGGAACTGGCAGCGGCATCGTCGGTCGCCGCCGTGCTGGCCGTGCCGCGACGTCCGCAGCCGGTGTTGCCGTGGCCGGTCGAGGTGCCCGGCGCCGACGGTGCGGGCCGGATGGTGTTGCGGGTCGACCTGGACGGCGCCGGCGGCGGACGGGCACCGTGAGTGGGGCGGCGGTCTGGGCGTTCGGGTCATCGGCGCCCTGGTCCGGCGGGGACGTCGGGGTAGCGGCGCACTGCGTCCTGGCACCCAACCCCGGCCCGATGACGCTGGACGGAACCAACACCTGGGTGCTGTCGGCGCCGGGGTCGGATCGAGCCGTGGTGATCGACCCCGGGCCGGACGACGCGGCGCACCTGCGCGCCGTCCGGGAGGCGGTCGAGCGGCGCGGGTGCCGGTCGGTGGCGGCCGTGCTGTTGACGCACGGACATGCCGATCACAGCGCCGGGGCAGGCCGGTTCGCGCGCTCGTTCGGGATCGGGGTGCGGGCGCTGGACCCGGCGCACCGGCTGGGCAGCGAGGGCCTGGCGGCCGGCGACGCGCTCGAGGTCGGTGACCTGCGGGTCGACGTGGTGGCCACTCCGGGACACACCGGCGACTCCCTGTGCTTCGTCCTCGGCCGGGATGCCCCGGATGCCGGTGTGCACGATGCCGAGACGGTGGTGCTCACCGGCGACACCGTGCTGGGCCGGGGAACCGCGGTGATCTATCACCCGGACGGCGTGCTGGCCGACTACCTGGCCTCGCTGCGCCGGTTGGAGGCCCTGGCCACCGACCTCGGGTGCCGAGCGTTGCTACCGGGCCACGGTCCAGTGCTGGACGATCCCGTCGCGGTGCTGGCCGGCTACCACCAGCATCGTCTGGATCGCCTGGACGAGGTGCAGGCGGCGCTGAACGCCGGGGCGCGCACGGCGTCCGAGGTCGTCGGGTTCATCTACGCCGACGTCAACCCGCGGCTGTGGCCCGCCGCCGAGCGCAGTGTCCGTGCGGCCCTGGCGTATCTGGATCGCGCCGCGGACTGACTCGCCCACCGACCCGGGGCCAACCGGTGCGAAACCTGCTCATGCTCCGCAGGTGACCAGCGACAACGAGGTCATGACGCCGAAATGCGTCATCGGCGGAGCATGAGCAGTCACCCGCGGAGCATGAGCGGGTTTGGGGGGTGGTTTGGTCAGCGGGCGCGGCGGCGGAGGCGGTCGATGTCCAGCAGCAGGACGGCGCGCTGGTCCAGGCGCAGCCAGCCGCGGGCGGCGAAGTCGGCCAGGGCCTTGTTGACCGTCTCGCGTGAGGCGCCGACCAACTGGGCCAACTCCTCCTGGGTGAGGTCGTGGGTGACGCGCAACCCCTCGTCGGTCGGCGTGCCGAAGCGCTCGGACAGGTCCAGCAGGGCCTTGGCCACCCGACCCGGCACATCGGAGAACACCAGATCGGCCAGCGCCTCGTTGGTGCGCCGCAGCCGCCGGGCCAGCGAACGCAGCAGCTGGCGCGCGACGTCCGGGCGGCCGTTCAGCCAGGTGGCGAGGTCGTCGCTGCCCACGCCGAGCAGCGAGGTGTCGGCGACGGCGGTCGCCGTGGCGTTGCGGGGACCGGGATCGAACAGCGAGAGCTCGCCGAACATCTCGCCGGGGCCCAGGATCGCCAGCAGGTTCTCGCGACCGTCGCCGGAGGCGCGTCCCAGTTTGATCTTGCCGTCGACGATGATGTACAGCCGGTCGCCCGGATCGCCCTCGGTGAACAGCACCTCGCCGCGGCCCACCTCGCGTGTGGTCATCGTGGCTTTGAGTGCTGCTGCCGCTTCGTCGTCGAGCGCCGCAAACAACGGCGCCTGACGTACGACGTCGTCGTCCACCTGGCTACCCCTCTCGAACTGCCCGACGGTGTGATGCGCTCCGGCCAAGGGAACGCTACCGTCCGTGGCCGGACGCCGGTAGCCGCAGTTGACTGTTCACTGGCTGCTGAGCAGGCTCAGACGCCAGTTTTTGTGGGGATTCGCGCCGTGCGGTTGCTGTTTCTCCCCGGATTCGGGTCGGATCCGTTCGGATCAGTGTCGATCAGTGTCCGGGGCTGCAGGCGCAGGACCGCAGCGCCAGGGCGTAGCTGTCGAGATCGTGCAGGACGGCGCGCAGCTGCTCGAGGACCCCGACCTCACCCAGCGCATCGGTCTGGGGCAGGCCGACCAGGCGCCGCAGATTGCACGGCAGCCGTGGCACCGAGGGCAGCTCGCGGACCACGGGTTCGTCCAGCGAGGTCACCGCGGCGACCGCCAGGTCGAGCCGGGCGGCGACCAGCCGGCGCCAGTACTCGACCTCGCGCAGCTCGGCGCTGATCCGTCCCCCGTCGTGGTCACCGTGGTCACCGTGGTCACCGTGGTCACCGCCGTCGCCACCGTCACGTCCGTCACGTCCAGCACGTCCGGCACGTCCGTGGTGCGCCCCGAGCCCGACGGTCGTGCCCATCGGCCTGCTCATCGTCGCGTCGGTTCCGCTCACCTGTGGCTCCCCTGAATCGTGTCCCGATCTGCGGAGTGGATCGTCGTCGCAGGTCAGAGCCTTGACAGAGGCGGGCGGTGGACCACCCTTGCGGCTCAGGACGCTCACCCGCCCGGCGTGAGGACGGCCACGGCCGGTGTCCGGACGGCGGCGACGTAGGCTGTCGGGGTGGCTCGGGCAGGTGGTGGTGACGACGTGGTGACGCCGCGCAGTGGGCGGCCCGGTGGCGTTCGGCCTGATGTCGCGCTGGTGCGTCGTGCCCGCCGCATGCACCGGGTGCTGGCCGAACGCCACCCGGACGCGCACTGCGAACTCGACCACGCCTCGCCGCTGCAATTACTGGTGGCCACCATCTTGTCCGCGCAGTGCACCGACAAGATGGTCAATCAGGTGACGCCCGAGCTGTTCCGTCGTTACCCGACGGCGGCCGACTACGCCGCCGCCGACCGCAGCGAGGTCGAGGAGCTGATCCGGCCGACCGGGTTCTTTCGAGCCAAGACGAATTCCCTGATCTCGCTCGGGGCCGCGTTGGTGATCGACCACGACGGTCGGGTACCGAACCGGTTGCAGCAGCTGGTCACACTCCCCGGGGTGGGTCGCAAGACCGCCAATGTCGTGCTGGGCAACGCCTTCGGCGTCCCGGGGATCACGGTCGACACCCACGTCGGACGGCTCGCGAGGCGCTTCGGCTGGACGACGTCGGAGGACCCGGTCGTGATCGAGCACGAGATCGGGGCGCTGTTCGAGCGTCGGGACTGGACCATGCTCAGCCATCGGATGATCTTTCACGGCCGGCGGATCTGCCACGCGCGTCGTCCGGCCTGCGGTGCCTGCCCCCTGGCCGGGCGCAGCCTGTGCCCGTCGTCCGGGATCGGCGAGACGGACCCGGCCAAGGCTGCCGGGCTGGTCAAGGGACCCGTGCTGGTCGAGCCGCCGGTCCAGCCGCCGATCCAGCCGCGGGTCGAGGCCGACGCATGATGCCCACCGAGGTCCCGGCGGACGCCGACCACGCCCCGGCCTGGTTCGCGCCGCTGCAGCACGTGCTCGACGTGGCCACGGTCGACCAGTTGAGCCGGTTCAGCCCGCCCCCCGGGCATCATCGGCACTCGGCCGTGCTGTTGCTGTTCGGGCACGGTCTGGACGACGACCACGCCGCTCGCCCCGCCGGGGTGCACCCTCCGGCCGGCGGCACCGGGGTGGACATCCTGTTGACCGAGCGCTCGTCGACGCTGCGCTCGCACGCGGGCCAGGTGTGCTTTCCCGGCGGCCGGCTGGACCCGACCGACGCCAGCCCGGTCGCGGCCGCGTTGCGCGAGGCGCAGGAGGAGACCGGGCTCGAGCCGGACGGCGTGACGGTCGCCGGCAGCCTTCCCGATCTCTATCTCCCCCCCAGCGATTACGTCGTGACGCCGGTGGTGGCCTGGTGGGCGCGGCCGAGCCCGGTCGGGGTGGTCGATCCCGGCGAGGTGGCACGCGTCGTCCGGGTTCCGGTGAGTGAGCTGGTCGATCCGGTGAACCGCTTCCTGGTGCACCACCCCAGCGGCTTCGTCGGGCCGGGTTTCGCGGTGCGCGGACTGTTCGTCTGGGGCTTCACGGCCGGCATCCTGGACCGGGTGCTGCGGTTGGCGGGCTGGGAACAGCCCTGGGACCACACCAAACGCCGCGAGGTCCCCGCGGTCCCCGAACCGGCGC
Protein-coding regions in this window:
- a CDS encoding GatB/YqeY domain-containing protein, yielding MAELKQRLQSDLTEAIRSRDEVTAATLRMALTAIRSGEVAGTVARELSDDEVLAVLGKEGKKRREAATAFADAGRAEQSARELAELAVLEGYLPQQLSDDDLAALVTSAIADAAAAGASGMAAMGRVMKAVQPQVAGRAEGGRIAAEVKRQLAAG
- a CDS encoding penicillin-binding protein, giving the protein MRLPRPDDVSAARPGAGAREGSSRLPALLAAFLATSLVAGALVAGLLLPTVGAAGSFTRDAIGFYNSIPADLEDLPLPEGSTLYARDGKTPIATFYEENRVVTPLIRVAPIMQQAVVAIEDSRFYEHGGVDPKGLLRALVSNKLNDGQVQGASTLTQQLVKNKLVESAVGEGDKEGVKAATARKNARKVKEIRMAIELEKTKSKGEILEGYLNIAAFGQNNYGVEAASQYFFKTTAARLTLPQAALLAGIVQSPESYNPFKHPKAAKNRRGQVLTRMADLKVISEAQRAAADKAPLPTTPQVAKAGCITAGASAYFCQYALQMLLTDPRYAVLGKTEDARESAIRRGGYKIVTTLDARLQKAATAALMKKIPPADDSGVATSAVTVQPGTGQVLSIAQNTNFNPQRGPGQTELNYGVDKVYGGAAGFQVGSTFKPFTLATWLSKGKGLFTNVTGDQQSWSGRDFSACGEPLGTPRFKVSNSEGSGPPSISVMQATFNSVNLAYMDMASRLDLCDITKTAEAMGVHLASPPTQAVADCYKDGTPVAGKLPTQCPAMILGALLISPLTMANAYATFAAEGTYCPPTPVLSVLDRSGKAQSIGATKCVSEAIPTNVARGVIYAGKRVFTEGTARGRGIRWPAAGKTGTTDNSVRTWFVGYTKQLATAVVVADPKDYPEARYAGGRSLNNRRIGGVGYGHVFGATIAAPLWQSIMTTGMDGLPREDWPAPPAKMLEGSGIKVAEVVGRTLGEATGILQGQGFKVRVGPPTASFIGPDRVAKSSPSAGGRLEKGSTVVIYPGDGSAAPPPGNEFPGGGDGFPGIGNGNGNNGNGFGRGRG
- a CDS encoding WhiB family transcriptional regulator, with product MNSANDWAAKGACRTADPDMLFVQGAAQNRAKAVCMACSVRTECLADALDNRIEFGVWGGMTERERRALLRRRPNVASWRRLLEIARAEHEQVVGVSTAVSA
- a CDS encoding ArsA family ATPase, whose protein sequence is MSAVMQVWDVDALLSDRGTQVVVCCGAGGVGKTTTSAALALRAAEHHGRRVVVLTIDPARRLAQSMGLAELDNTPRPVAEVDSAAGGSLDAMMLDMKRTFDEVISAHASPEKAQQIFANPFYQALSSSFAGTQEYMAMEKLGQLRARAGAMRAGGAPENGWDLIVVDTPPSRSALDFLDAPQRLGSFLDGRLIRLLSAPARAGGRAYLKVMSVAVNSATGVMTKLLGAQVLRDLQTFVAALDTVFGSFRERAERTYELLQQQGTAFVVVSAPEADALREASYFVERLREERMPLAGLVLNRVHTSHADSLSAERAAAAAEELEDAESEVSGRALTAGLLRVHADRMRRRRREQALAARFTGAHPDVAVAEVRAMAEDVHDLAGLREVGANLSR
- a CDS encoding ATPase, which translates into the protein MRLHVVTGKGGTGKTTVAAALALALAAGGRRTLLCEVEGRQGIAQLFDVPQLPYGEQRIAVAAGGGEVWALAIEPKAALLEYLELFYHLGRAGKVLERLGAIDFATTVAPGLRDVLLIGKVYEATRRREGATPRYDAVVLDAPPTGRIGQVLNVNEEVVGLAKVGPIRNQAGSIMNLLRSSLTAVHLVTVLEEMPVQETHDAVAELARIGLPVGSIVVNMMREPLLPEAELVAAGKGRLPVTRVMAGLEAAGLGRRAARPGESAAARTARVRATAEALIAEGVEHAQRVQLEREQRVVLEGLHRPLVELPALAEGIDLGALYDLAERLRAQGPA
- a CDS encoding RidA family protein encodes the protein MTRILDRLSELGLALPSVATPVAAYVPAVLDDGLVWTAGQLPFVAGALPQTGLVGSEAGQVSPEDAAALARICALNALAAVGSVVDLDRVERIVKVVAFVASAPGFTGQPLVANGASGLLQEVFGDAGVHARSAVGVAVLPLNSPVEIELVARIRP
- a CDS encoding MerR family transcriptional regulator — protein: MTPQKSRTFTLPQLAEAAAMTVRNVRSYQTRGLIPPPVRRGRHSIYDSRHLERLREIHQARESGASLNLIAGYLSDGGSLATGLDRAWLPSRGALSRRGGRTAEPAPPRTATASLETILSRVDVADPARFDKTLDDLARAGVVRRSRGRLMAERPFVTMVAGLVKHGVPVERALEVAAAAAEAGQKVRAAAGDALDGMADDDRTRGDVLSLATGVFASVVVLDLTTAENRATRDR
- a CDS encoding NUDIX hydrolase is translated as MLRDFPLSAALSARLAAHRADASAVRAVPVVPPVPARDAATVMLVDDLPEGGVRVIAFRRHRSLAFAPGMLVFPGGAVEPADHALARALGGPDAVGGPLDGVLVAAVRETFEECGVLIAVPEDASSPVPAPGLAEAREALLAGRTDLAGVLRSTGTGLRAGLLRPWAHWITPDFESRRFDTRFFVAAMPAGQQVQTFGREAEDGMDGVDGPATARAEGGWFGAAAAVARHRAGDLAMLPPTLVCLEELAAASSVAAVLAVPRRPQPVLPWPVEVPGADGAGRMVLRVDLDGAGGGRAP
- a CDS encoding MBL fold metallo-hydrolase; its protein translation is MTLDGTNTWVLSAPGSDRAVVIDPGPDDAAHLRAVREAVERRGCRSVAAVLLTHGHADHSAGAGRFARSFGIGVRALDPAHRLGSEGLAAGDALEVGDLRVDVVATPGHTGDSLCFVLGRDAPDAGVHDAETVVLTGDTVLGRGTAVIYHPDGVLADYLASLRRLEALATDLGCRALLPGHGPVLDDPVAVLAGYHQHRLDRLDEVQAALNAGARTASEVVGFIYADVNPRLWPAAERSVRAALAYLDRAAD